In a single window of the Streptomyces sp. CGMCC 4.7035 genome:
- a CDS encoding 5-oxoprolinase/urea amidolyase family protein, translating to MTFDTLLVANRGEIAVRIIRTARELGLRTIAVYSDPDRSAPHVRLADQAVRLGPAAAKESYLDPDLVLKAAKDTAAGAIHPGYGFLSEDAAFARRCEDAGIVFVGPTPGQLELFGAKHTARAAAEAAGVPLAPGTGLLASLDEALSEASAIGYPVMLKATGGGGGIGMSACRSADELTEAWERVQRVAAASFSSAGVFLERLVEHARHVEVQVFGDGHGRVVTFGDRDCSLQRRNQKVVEEAPAPGLPPHIRGRLTAAASDLCASVGYRSAGTVEFVYDAAREEAYFLEVNTRLQVEHPVTEEIYGVDLVAWMLRLARGDRDVVQEPGNPRGHAVEARLYAEDPSRDHRPCAGLLTRVEFPQGVRVDGWIETGTEVTTAYDPLLAKVIAYGPDREHALRRLDEALARTRVDGIETNLGLVRAALADPDVRSAAHSTATLAAVTDPTPRIEVLSAGTLTTVQDWPGRTGYWQVGVPPCGPMDDLSFRLGNRALGNAAGAPGLECTLQGPTLRFTHATTVCVTGAPAPVTVDGTSVAQWEPVTVPAGAVLEVAAPSEHGLRTYVLFAGGGLDVPAFLGSASTFTLGRFGGHSGRALRTGDVLHGGAVTAGAPVPAADRPDFTSSWLLGALEGPHAAPEFFTEDDIHDFYAAEWKVHFNSARTGVRLVGPKPRWARSDGGEAGLHPSNIHDTPYSVGAVDYTGDMPVLLGPDGPSLGGFVCPATVATWERWKLGQLRPGDTVRFRPLADDGVPRPAIVDGGVLARDGDVTYRRSGDDNLLVEFGPMQLDLALRMRVHALMEAVAEAGLDGVRDLTPGIRSLQIQTDPKHLTQSELLATVRKMIASLPPSGELVVPSRTVHLPLSWDDPATREAIARYMAGVRDDAPWCPWNIEFIRRVNGLASVEDVYRTVFEAEYLVLGLGDVYLGAPVATPLDPRHRLVTTKYNPARTWTAENSVGIGGAYLCVYGMEGPGGYQFVGRTTQVWSGWQQRGAFEPGSPWLLRFFDRIKWYPVTADELLDLRADITSGRFVPRIEEGMFSLAEYEAFLTENADSIAAFRSRQGAAFAAERDAWEAAGEFARASAATPPAPPAAEVTVPEGGRLVEAEFAASVWQLNVRPGDEVAAGQPLVALEAMKMESRVHAPMAGVVTEVLTKPGAQVEAGTALLVLAPPRPTAR from the coding sequence ATGACCTTCGACACGCTGCTGGTCGCCAACCGGGGCGAGATAGCCGTCCGTATCATCCGCACCGCCCGCGAACTCGGCCTGCGCACGATCGCGGTCTACTCCGACCCGGACCGCTCGGCACCCCACGTCCGCCTGGCCGACCAGGCCGTACGGCTGGGCCCGGCGGCCGCGAAGGAGTCGTACCTCGACCCGGACCTGGTTCTGAAGGCCGCGAAGGACACGGCCGCCGGGGCGATCCACCCCGGCTACGGTTTCCTGTCCGAGGACGCGGCGTTCGCCCGCCGCTGCGAGGACGCCGGGATCGTGTTCGTGGGGCCGACGCCAGGGCAGCTGGAGCTGTTCGGCGCGAAGCACACGGCACGGGCCGCGGCCGAGGCGGCGGGGGTGCCGCTGGCGCCCGGCACGGGCCTGCTCGCCTCCCTGGACGAGGCGCTGAGCGAGGCGTCCGCGATCGGCTATCCCGTGATGCTGAAGGCGACCGGTGGGGGCGGCGGCATCGGCATGTCGGCATGTCGCTCCGCCGATGAACTGACCGAGGCCTGGGAGCGGGTGCAGCGGGTCGCCGCCGCTTCCTTCTCCTCCGCCGGAGTCTTCCTGGAACGGCTCGTCGAGCACGCCCGCCATGTCGAGGTTCAGGTCTTCGGCGACGGTCACGGCCGCGTCGTCACCTTCGGCGACCGTGACTGCTCGCTCCAGCGCCGCAACCAGAAAGTGGTGGAGGAGGCGCCCGCACCCGGGCTGCCGCCTCACATACGAGGGCGACTCACCGCGGCGGCAAGCGACTTGTGCGCATCGGTCGGCTACCGCTCCGCCGGAACCGTCGAGTTCGTGTACGACGCGGCCCGTGAGGAGGCGTACTTCCTGGAGGTCAACACCCGGCTCCAGGTGGAGCACCCGGTCACCGAGGAGATCTACGGCGTCGACCTCGTCGCCTGGATGCTGCGGCTGGCGCGCGGCGACCGTGACGTCGTACAAGAGCCGGGGAACCCGCGCGGCCACGCGGTGGAGGCCCGCCTGTACGCCGAGGACCCCTCGCGCGACCACCGGCCCTGCGCGGGCCTGCTGACGCGGGTGGAGTTCCCGCAGGGCGTGCGCGTGGACGGCTGGATCGAGACGGGCACGGAGGTCACGACCGCGTACGACCCGCTGCTCGCCAAGGTGATCGCCTACGGCCCGGACCGCGAGCACGCGCTGCGGCGGCTGGACGAGGCCCTGGCCCGCACCCGCGTGGACGGCATCGAGACGAACCTGGGGCTGGTACGGGCGGCGCTCGCGGACCCGGACGTGCGGTCGGCGGCGCACTCCACGGCGACGCTGGCCGCCGTCACCGACCCGACCCCCCGCATCGAGGTCCTGTCCGCCGGAACCCTCACCACCGTCCAGGACTGGCCGGGCCGCACCGGCTACTGGCAGGTGGGCGTGCCCCCGTGCGGCCCGATGGACGACCTCTCCTTCCGCCTGGGCAACCGGGCGCTGGGCAACGCGGCGGGCGCGCCCGGCCTGGAGTGCACGCTCCAGGGCCCGACGCTGCGTTTCACGCACGCCACGACGGTGTGCGTGACGGGCGCCCCGGCACCGGTGACCGTGGACGGCACGTCCGTCGCGCAGTGGGAGCCGGTGACGGTGCCCGCGGGCGCGGTCCTGGAGGTCGCGGCGCCCTCCGAGCACGGTCTGCGGACCTACGTGCTGTTCGCGGGCGGCGGCCTGGACGTGCCGGCGTTCCTGGGCAGCGCGTCCACCTTCACCCTGGGCCGGTTCGGCGGCCACAGCGGCCGGGCCCTGCGGACGGGGGACGTCCTGCACGGTGGCGCGGTGACGGCGGGCGCCCCGGTGCCGGCGGCCGACCGCCCGGACTTCACGTCGTCATGGCTGCTCGGGGCCCTGGAAGGCCCGCACGCGGCACCGGAGTTCTTCACCGAGGACGACATCCACGATTTCTACGCCGCCGAGTGGAAGGTTCACTTCAACTCGGCCCGGACGGGTGTACGGCTGGTCGGCCCCAAGCCGCGCTGGGCCCGCTCCGACGGCGGCGAGGCGGGCCTGCACCCGTCCAACATCCACGACACCCCGTACTCGGTCGGCGCCGTCGACTACACGGGCGACATGCCGGTGCTGCTCGGCCCGGACGGCCCCTCGCTCGGCGGCTTCGTCTGCCCGGCGACGGTGGCGACCTGGGAGCGCTGGAAGCTCGGCCAGCTGCGCCCCGGCGACACGGTCCGCTTCCGGCCGCTGGCCGACGACGGCGTGCCACGGCCCGCGATCGTGGACGGCGGGGTGCTGGCCCGGGACGGCGATGTGACGTACCGCCGCAGCGGCGACGACAACCTGCTGGTCGAGTTCGGGCCCATGCAGCTGGATCTGGCGCTGCGGATGCGGGTGCACGCGCTGATGGAGGCGGTGGCGGAAGCCGGCCTCGACGGCGTCAGGGACCTCACCCCGGGCATCCGATCCCTCCAGATCCAGACGGACCCCAAGCACCTCACACAGTCCGAACTCCTGGCGACCGTACGGAAGATGATCGCGTCGCTGCCGCCCTCCGGCGAACTGGTCGTCCCCTCCCGCACGGTCCACCTGCCGCTCTCCTGGGACGACCCGGCCACCCGCGAGGCGATCGCCCGCTACATGGCGGGCGTTCGGGACGACGCGCCCTGGTGCCCGTGGAACATCGAGTTCATCCGCCGCGTCAACGGCCTCGCGTCGGTGGAGGACGTGTACCGCACGGTCTTCGAGGCGGAATACCTGGTCCTGGGCCTGGGCGACGTGTACCTGGGCGCCCCCGTGGCCACCCCCCTGGACCCGCGCCACCGTCTGGTGACCACCAAGTACAACCCGGCGCGCACCTGGACCGCGGAGAACTCGGTCGGCATCGGCGGCGCGTACCTGTGCGTCTACGGCATGGAGGGGCCCGGCGGCTATCAGTTCGTGGGCCGTACGACGCAGGTGTGGTCGGGCTGGCAGCAGCGGGGCGCGTTCGAGCCGGGCTCCCCGTGGCTTCTCCGCTTCTTCGACCGCATCAAGTGGTACCCGGTCACCGCGGACGAACTGCTGGACTTGCGCGCGGACATCACCTCGGGCCGCTTCGTGCCGCGCATCGAGGAAGGCATGTTCTCCCTGGCGGAGTACGAGGCGTTCCTGACCGAGAACGCCGACTCGATCGCCGCGTTCAGGTCCCGCCAGGGGGCCGCCTTCGCGGCGGAACGCGACGCGTGGGAGGCGGCGGGCGAGTTCGCCCGGGCGTCCGCGGCGACTCCACCGGCACCCCCGGCGGCCGAGGTGACGGTCCCGGAGGGCGGCCGTCTGGTGGAGGCCGAGTTCGCGGCGTCGGTGTGGCAGCTGAACGTACGCCCCGGGGACGAGGTGGCGGCCGGACAACCGCTGGTGGCCCTGGAGGCGATGAAGATGGAGTCGAGAGTGCACGCTCCGATGGCCGGGGTGGTGACGGAGGTCCTGACCAAGCCGGGCGCCCAGGTGGAGGCGGGCACAGCACTTCTGGTCCTCGCTCCGCCGCGGCCCACGGCACGTTGA
- the atzF gene encoding allophanate hydrolase, whose product MSTVTQVRQAYARIEAVDRPEIWIGLRPQKEVEAEAQAIDTRVAAGEHLPLAGRLFAAKGNIDVHGLPTTAGCPAYAYEPEADAPVVARLRAAGAVVLGTTNLDQFATGLVGTRSPYGAVRNAIDPSRISGGSSSGSAVAVALGIVDFALGTDTAGSGRVPAAFNGIVGLKPTRGLVPTTGVVPACASIDCVTVFARTLPEAEQALAHMASPPGRALPPLPERAPGPWRIAVPPLDRLGELDEGWAEAYEAAVARLAAAGASLRTIDLTPFTEAAAMLYGGAFVAERYTAVGGFVDKLVSEGGAGLDPTVAGIITRARHIPAHQLFADQDRLSALRGRALAELDDADALLLPTAPGHPTLAEVAADPLAANARLGRFTNSTNLFDLAAVAVPAGEVGGLPFGVMLIGPAFTDERLARIARALEPETYVAVVGAHLSGQPLNPQLLALAARLDRTTTTAPVYRLHALPTTPPKPGLVHVDEGGAAIETEVWRLPAEGLGRLLSTLPRPMTLGSVELADGSRVPGFLCEPGVLGDAEDITRYGSWRAYVNRGQARATTGDPHPPDRPHPTDE is encoded by the coding sequence ATGTCCACTGTGACCCAAGTCCGCCAGGCGTACGCCCGCATCGAAGCAGTCGACCGCCCCGAAATCTGGATCGGCCTGCGCCCCCAGAAAGAGGTGGAGGCCGAAGCCCAGGCAATCGACACCCGAGTGGCCGCAGGCGAGCACCTGCCCCTCGCCGGCAGGCTCTTCGCCGCGAAGGGCAACATCGACGTCCACGGCCTGCCCACCACCGCAGGCTGCCCCGCCTACGCCTACGAGCCGGAGGCCGACGCCCCTGTCGTGGCCCGCCTTCGCGCAGCCGGCGCGGTAGTGCTCGGTACGACGAACCTCGACCAGTTCGCCACGGGCCTGGTCGGCACCCGCTCCCCCTACGGCGCCGTGCGCAACGCCATCGACCCGTCGAGAATCAGCGGCGGCTCCAGCTCCGGCTCGGCCGTAGCGGTGGCACTCGGCATCGTCGACTTCGCCCTCGGTACGGACACCGCCGGCTCCGGCCGCGTCCCGGCCGCCTTCAACGGCATCGTCGGCCTGAAGCCCACCCGTGGTCTCGTCCCCACCACCGGTGTCGTTCCCGCCTGCGCCTCGATCGACTGCGTCACGGTGTTCGCCCGTACGCTCCCGGAGGCCGAGCAGGCGCTGGCGCACATGGCGTCCCCGCCCGGCCGAGCCCTTCCGCCGCTCCCCGAGCGCGCCCCCGGCCCGTGGCGCATCGCCGTGCCGCCGCTCGATCGGCTCGGCGAGCTCGACGAGGGCTGGGCCGAGGCGTACGAGGCGGCGGTCGCCCGGCTGGCCGCAGCGGGCGCCTCCCTACGCACCATCGACCTCACCCCGTTCACCGAGGCCGCCGCGATGTTGTACGGGGGCGCGTTCGTCGCCGAGCGCTACACGGCGGTCGGCGGCTTTGTCGACAAGTTGGTCTCCGAGGGCGGGGCAGGCCTCGATCCGACTGTCGCCGGCATCATCACCCGTGCCCGCCACATCCCGGCCCACCAACTCTTCGCCGACCAGGACCGGCTGTCCGCCCTGCGCGGCCGCGCTCTTGCCGAACTGGACGACGCGGACGCGCTGTTGCTGCCCACCGCCCCGGGCCACCCCACCCTCGCCGAGGTGGCGGCCGATCCGCTGGCCGCCAACGCCCGCCTGGGCCGCTTCACCAACTCCACGAACCTCTTCGACCTGGCCGCGGTCGCCGTCCCGGCGGGCGAGGTGGGCGGACTGCCCTTCGGTGTGATGCTGATCGGCCCGGCGTTCACGGACGAACGGCTGGCCCGGATCGCGCGCGCTCTGGAACCGGAGACGTATGTCGCTGTGGTGGGCGCACACCTGTCGGGCCAGCCGCTGAACCCCCAACTGCTGGCACTGGCCGCCCGCTTGGACCGTACGACCACCACGGCTCCCGTCTACCGCCTGCACGCCCTGCCGACGACCCCGCCGAAGCCCGGCCTGGTGCACGTCGATGAGGGGGGCGCGGCCATCGAGACGGAGGTCTGGCGCCTTCCGGCAGAGGGCCTGGGCCGCCTCCTCAGCACGCTCCCCCGCCCGATGACACTGGGGAGCGTGGAGCTGGCGGACGGAAGCCGGGTCCCGGGCTTCCTCTGCGAGCCCGGCGTCCTGGGGGACGCCGAGGACATCACGAGGTACGGAAGCTGGCGGGCATATGTGAACCGGGGGCAGGCGCGGGCAACCACAGGTGACCCGCACCCGCCCGACAGGCCTCACCCCACGGACGAGTAG